One Alosa alosa isolate M-15738 ecotype Scorff River chromosome 22, AALO_Geno_1.1, whole genome shotgun sequence DNA segment encodes these proteins:
- the LOC125287562 gene encoding urotensin-2 receptor: MSTVSIEPMVGLAEPLPNTTDPPLNTSSQDSAATFTIGTVLSFMCLVGVSGNIYTLVVMCHSMRSAASMYIYIINLALADLLYLLTIPFVVCTHFLQGWYFGDVGCRILISMDFLTMHASIFTLTVMSTERYFAVLKPFDTVKRSKSYRKAIAMLVWVASLVLTLPMIIGIELKAVGNKHMCQPTLDELSYKIYISFLFCTSIVAPGMIIGYLYIRLARTYWISQTETFKQTKKLPNQKVLYLIFTIVLLFWACFLPFWIWQLLGQFYQTMRLSTKIKRIINYLTTCLTYSNSCINPFLYTLLTKNYKDYLHKRQRTWTTGSYFSRRNRFQRSPRRSLSSSSQQCTENFVLSHTSRTNNSSL, encoded by the coding sequence ATGTCCACTGTTTCCATTGAACCTATGGTGGGGCTGGCAGagccacttcctaatactactGACCCACCTCTGAATACTTCATCCCAGGATTCAGCAGCAACCTTCACCATAGGCACTGTCCTCTCCTTCATGTGTCTAGTTGGTGTGTCAGGTAACATCTATACCCTGGTGGTTATGTGCCATTCGATGCGCTCAGCAGCTTCAATGTACATCTACATCATCAACCTTGCGCTGGCAGATCTACTCTACCTGCTTACCATCCCTTTCGTGGTGTGTACACACTTTCTGCAGGGGTGGTATTTTGGGGATGTAGGCTGCCGGATCCTCATAAGTATGGATTTCCTCACTATGCATGCAAGCATCTTCACCTTGACTGTCATGAGCACCGAGCGTTACTTTGCTGTGCTCAAGCCCTTTGACACAGTCAAACGTTCCAAGAGTTACCGCAAGGCTATTGCAATGCTTGTGTGGGTTGCCTCTCTTGTACTCACCCTACCAATGATAATTGGAATCGAGCTCAAGGCAGTAGGCAACAAACACATGTGTCAGCCCACATTGGATGAACTCTCCTACAAGATCTATATCTCCTTCCTGTTTTGCACCAGCATAGTGGCTCCCGGGATGATTATTGGCTACCTGTACATTCGACTTGCTCGCACATACTGGATCTCCCAGACAGAGACCTTCAAGCAGACCAAGAAGCTCCCCAATCAGAAGGTGCTCTATCTAATCTTCACCATTGTCTTGCTCTTCTGGGCTTGCTTCCTTCCCTTCTGGATCTGGCAGCTTCTGGGCCAGTTCTACCAAACCATGAGACTTTCAACCAAAATCAAGCGCATCATCAATTATCTGACCACCTGCCTGACATATAGCAACAGCTGCATCAACCCTTTCCTTTACACATTGCTCACCAAGAACTATAAAGACTATCTGCATAAGCGTCAGAGGACCTGGACCACAGGTAGCTACTTCAGCCGGCGGAACCGCTTCCAGCGATCCCCTCGCCGCTCCCTGTCCTCCAGCAGTCAACAGTGCACAGAAAATTTTGTGCTATCACATACCTCACGCACCAACAACAGCAGTTTGTAA